A segment of the Candidatus Poribacteria bacterium genome:
AAGTGCGCATAATCATTATACGCTATGGATGATGAACGCTGACGGCACAAACAAGACCCAACTCACAAGCCACGTCGGTGCCCATTTTGAACCCAGTCTTTCAGGAGATGGAAAAACCCTCGTCTTTAGTTCTGACCGTTCAGATCACATGCGGATCTATCTCATGGATTTAGCACAATCTGTCCAAGAAGCAGAATTGAAGGCGCGGTTGGCGGGTTTGTAGCCGCACTGCATTTCCCTCGCCCCTGCTGCTGTAGGAGCGAGTTTTACTCGCGATTTTTCCTAATTTGACCATCCTTGTAGGAGCGAGTTTTACTCGTGATTCTTCCTAATTTGACCATTCTTGTAGGAGTGAGTTTTACGCTTGGGTATTTCCTCAGCTGTTTCACAAAAGATGTGGCAAACACGCTAAAGAATATAGTATAATAATGACCGAAAGTGCTACTTGAAAAGGAGATGAACTTATGCGTAAAACGATTTCGTTGGACCAACTTCCACGTCAAATTGAAAACTTACTACAGGCAAATTGGGAAGGACATGAGAGTCTCGTTCTTGAACACAATGGGGAGCCTGTCGCCGCGATTATCCCGATGGATGCGTATCGCAAGTGGCACCCGGACGCAGGTGAAAACGTCTTTGATTATGAACTTCCTGCGGATCTGCTTAAAACCTATCACAAATTATTAAATAAAAAGTTCTCTAAAAGCTTAACACCTCAAGAGGAAATTGAGTTGACTAAGTTGGACGGTCAATTGAACGATGTAGAAGCAGCGCAACCGCTTATACAATCCATGCGGAAACGAACCGCCGCACGCGATGAAGAGTGGAAGCAAAGGTTTGAGGAGGTGGTTACCAAACTCCGTGAATTGAAGGAGCTGATGTGAATCAAAATGCCTCTCCTCGTATTCGCCGACGAGAATCACCCCCTGTGATGCGAGGTAGGACAGGATATCGAAACGCTGAGCCGTATCTGCGCAGAGACTTCGAGTTCCGTTGTGCCTATTGCGGTGTTCATGAACAAACAAAAGGCGGTCCCCAAGCCTTTTGTATTGACCATTTCAAACCACGAAGTAGAGGCGGATCTGTCAATGACTATACCAATCTATATTGGGTCTGCATCCCATGCAATATGATAAAACATAACAGATGGCCGACAGATGAACAACTGCGACGTGGGTATCGCTTTGCTGATCCGTGTCGTGAACAAGATGTGGGTGTTCATTTCACTGAGTCCGACGACGGTTTACTGCAGCCTCTTACACCTTGCGGTGAATACCATATTGCCACGCTCCGTCTCAATCGTTCATGGCTGCAGCAACACCGTCGTGATCGGACTCAGAAGTGGACGCGATTCAATGACGCGTATCAATTACAGATAGAACTTGAAAGAACCATTGAGACACGACCCGCAGACGATGCGACTCGAATGATGCGACGTTTACTTTCTTTCCTGTCCCAAGAGATCAGTGCTTTACGAAGCGAACTAACAGTGGCTATCCCGATGTGGGATCTAAAGAACCTGTCCAATAATGATTCAGAGCGCACTTGAATGGAAAAACCCTCGTCTTTAGTTCTGACCGTTCAGATCACATGCGGATTTACCTCATGGATTTAGCACAACCCATTCAAGAAGAAGAATTGAAGGCACGATTGGCAGGGCTGTAATCCCGACCTTTCTTACATGCTTCTTGTAGGAGTGATCTCCCGGTGCGACTTCTCCCAGAAAATCCAGAAAAAACTGAAAGCTAAATAGCCGTAATGAACTCTCAATCGCGACAGAGCCATTCAATTCTTCTGTAGGAGGGAACTCCGATTCCCGACACATTCCTGTAGCGGCAAACTTTCAACTCGCGATGCCTTCGCGAAAATACTCAAAAATCCGACAATTGAATGGCTCTGTCGTTGGACGCTTTGGCATCCTCTCCAGTCTAAAGACTGAAGATTCCTTATTGTTAAGAACATAGAGTTGGTTAGACAAAATACAGGCGTGTTCCCGTAAGAGAGACACCTGAAAATTAAGGTGACTTGAAGTGCCACCGTTTATTTAGACCAAAAATTAGCAAAGTTAAGACAAGTATTGTTGTTCACATTCAAAAATGGTTCTGTTTTCAACGTTCTTCGCTGTCATACGAATACCGCCATAACGCTCTATCAAGCGTTCGCATCTTTATCCGGTTTCGGTTGGCAATATCCCGACAAAACGCAATATATTTCGGCCAGAATGGATACGAACTTCTTTGTCTGAATTTAAGCCCAACAGACCAGAGGGCGTGAATATCGAGTATAGGATACTGCCCTTTGTCATAGAGGTGTAGGATCGCGGAAGCAACTGACTCCCCAATGCCTTGTAACTGGGTCAAAGACAACAATTTTACCTCATCGTCTGTAGGCGTGAATACCTGTTTAGTAATTTCCCTTATAAAACCGTCCCGGTTATCTAAGGTCAGGTCTGCCCTCCCAAAAATATTTCTGGTTTTCCAATAAGTGACCTTATGCAATTCATCTTTGGTTAGGTAACCTCGCTCCTGAATACCATCCCGAAATCCGATAACCTGCTGTTCCCTCGTTTGGCCTTTCGTCGTTTGGTATTCCGTATAGATGTTTGCCCAATAGGCGATTTCGGATTCGCAAAAGCGTAGTCGCATTTTCATTTCGTCTTAGTTCCAGCTCTTTTATCCTCCTACTACGGTAGGAAGGTAGTAGAAACGGAATTGAGGTGCCGTTTCGTAGCAGTACCACCCTAAACTGGTAATCAAATTATATCACAGATATTTTGTGAAATCAATCTTATATTTTCCGAAAATCCAAAGATAAGATGAGTACGGCGTGTGTTTCGGACTTCAGAAAAATGTTGCATTTCTCCCCAATTTCTGATAATATACATTATGTATAATATCAGCACATTGAAGAGATAAGGACATCCGTTGCTGCCTACGACAAGTGGGACACGGTTTCGGAATATTTCGGAAACGATTCGACAGTGTAATCTGATAGT
Coding sequences within it:
- a CDS encoding HNH endonuclease signature motif containing protein, which translates into the protein MNQNASPRIRRRESPPVMRGRTGYRNAEPYLRRDFEFRCAYCGVHEQTKGGPQAFCIDHFKPRSRGGSVNDYTNLYWVCIPCNMIKHNRWPTDEQLRRGYRFADPCREQDVGVHFTESDDGLLQPLTPCGEYHIATLRLNRSWLQQHRRDRTQKWTRFNDAYQLQIELERTIETRPADDATRMMRRLLSFLSQEISALRSELTVAIPMWDLKNLSNNDSERT